Proteins encoded within one genomic window of Gloeobacter kilaueensis JS1:
- a CDS encoding glycosyltransferase, giving the protein MSGLLLVLAALQGAALAVLLARLAGGRTRTPPLAPLSALPEPTRVSAVVPTLNEEARIGPCLEGLHAQGPELVEVIVVDSRSTDGTVAQVEAMAKRDRRFKVVYDDPLPTGWVGRPWALQSGFLRTDPASEWVLGIDADTLPLPGLVNAIVAAARAGNYDALSLSPRFLLVGLAEFWLQPALLITLVYRFGAAGGAGSPRPERVMANGQCSLLRRQMLVAMDGYTAARRSFCDDVTLARSLAARGVRVGFLDGAQLIKVRMYSSALETWNEWGRSLDLKDASTPGWQVFDCLFLVLALGLPIPVLALATAGLIEFAPLIWVNGLLVAIRLLLLFAIAGSYERLRWSYWLSPLADPLAALRIVISSLTVPRRWRGRNYDNLDRQPVQ; this is encoded by the coding sequence GTGAGCGGTCTTTTGCTCGTGCTCGCAGCCCTGCAGGGCGCTGCCCTGGCGGTGCTGCTGGCGCGGCTGGCCGGTGGTCGGACGCGCACGCCGCCGCTGGCACCGCTCAGTGCATTGCCGGAGCCGACGCGGGTAAGCGCAGTGGTGCCCACCCTCAACGAGGAGGCGCGCATCGGCCCCTGTCTGGAGGGGCTGCACGCCCAGGGACCGGAACTGGTCGAAGTGATCGTCGTCGATAGCCGCTCCACCGACGGCACCGTGGCGCAGGTAGAGGCGATGGCAAAGCGCGATCGCCGCTTTAAGGTCGTCTACGACGATCCGCTCCCCACCGGCTGGGTGGGACGGCCCTGGGCACTGCAATCTGGCTTTTTGCGGACAGACCCGGCAAGCGAGTGGGTGCTGGGCATCGACGCCGACACCCTGCCCTTGCCGGGGCTGGTAAACGCGATCGTGGCGGCGGCGCGGGCGGGAAACTACGACGCCCTCAGCCTCTCGCCCCGCTTTTTGCTCGTGGGGCTTGCTGAATTCTGGCTGCAACCGGCGCTACTTATCACCCTCGTCTACCGCTTCGGAGCGGCTGGAGGAGCAGGAAGCCCCCGGCCTGAGCGGGTGATGGCCAATGGCCAGTGCTCGTTACTGAGGCGGCAGATGCTGGTGGCGATGGACGGCTATACCGCTGCTCGCCGCTCCTTCTGCGACGATGTCACCCTGGCGCGCTCGCTGGCGGCGCGGGGGGTGCGGGTCGGATTTCTCGATGGGGCGCAGCTTATCAAAGTGCGCATGTACAGTTCGGCCCTCGAAACCTGGAACGAGTGGGGGCGCTCGCTCGATCTCAAAGACGCCTCCACCCCCGGCTGGCAGGTATTCGATTGTTTGTTTCTGGTGCTGGCGCTGGGGCTGCCGATTCCGGTACTGGCCCTCGCTACTGCCGGTTTGATCGAGTTTGCGCCCTTAATCTGGGTCAATGGTCTGCTGGTTGCCATCCGGCTTTTGCTGCTGTTTGCTATCGCCGGTTCCTACGAACGCCTGCGCTGGAGCTACTGGCTCTCGCCCCTGGCCGATCCGCTCGCTGCCCTGCGGATCGTCATCTCGTCTCTCACCGTTCCCCGGCGCTGGCGGGGGCGCAATTACGACAATCTCGACCGGCAGCCCGTTCAATAG